The genomic region ACCACCAAGTAGCATCCAAGTACCGTCAAAACTCACATTCAGGCGGTGAGTGTTTTCTCGATGAGCCACGATCGACTATTCTCTCTGACTAGCCCCAGTAGTAGCTAGCTTTTCAAAAGCTTGGTTAGCTGAGAGCTTGCATCTGTTGCAACGACTGCAACTCATTTACGGCTAGGAGCGAGGTATGGCTAAACATCTACTTAATTTGGCGCGTATGCCTCTTGGAAGCTGATTCACAAGAAATGACAATTGAACAAAAATGTTTACCAGACTCCGCTCTCATTAGTAATAGCTAAAGTCCAAGCTACGATGGACAAACTCATCGATCGTGGCATTCTCATTCCACAGTGCGATAGTCATAACTAGCCTCGATGCAACCGCAGCGATCGCCCTCAAACAACAAGAATTAGAATATGTCGGTCAATTCGTCCTCTGCTATCTGGAAGGCGCGAGCGTTTTCCTAACGATACCTGTTAACCGCACTGGAGCGGACGGATACTACGACAGTTAAATAGTTTAAAGCTTCTTTACAATTCGTTACGCTAGATGGAGAAAGAGAGAAAAGGTCTGACGACAAGCCGTGTCGCGCCGCTGCCAAACTTCTCAAATTCTTACAGTTCAAAGTTTAGAGGTGCTTTATATGAATGGCACTATTCGCGTTGGTAATCTATTTGGAATTCCCTTCTATGTCGCCCCGTCCTGGTTTTTGGTTTTGGGCTTAGTGACTTGGAGTTATACCAGTGGGTTAGCAACGCAGTTCCCTGCTTGGGGTAGTTTGCTACCCTTGGTGCTGGGATTAACTACCGCTTTATTGCTATTTGCTTCAGTCTTAGCGCACGAACTAGGACACAGTTTTGTTGCCATCAGACAGGGAATTGAAGTTAAATCGATCACTTTATTTCTGTTTGGCGGTCTTGCTAGCCTGGAAAAAGAATCAAAAACTCCCAGTGAAGCGTTTTGGGTAGCGCTTGCTGGTCCATTGGTGAGTTTATTGTTGTTCGGGCTATTGACAGCAATTAACGCCAGCGTACCATTGCTAGCACCTTTTGCCGCAGTTGTAGGAACGCTGGCTTACGTGAACTTGGCGTTGGCGCTGTTCAACTTGATTCCTGGCTTACCTTTGGATGGAGGTAACATCCTTAAAGCACTAGTTTGGAAAATTACGGGTAATCCTGAAAAAGGTGTTGTCTTTGCCAGTAGAGCAGGGCAATTCATTGGCTGGTTGGCGATCGCATCTGGCTTAATCCCCCTACTATTGTTTGGTACTTTTGGTAACTTCTGGAACCTGATCTTAGGTTGGTTTTTACTTCAAAATGCCAGCAGGACTGCTCAATCTGCTACATTGCAGTCAACACTAAAGACCATCAAGGTGGCAGACGTAGTAAATTTTGACAGCCCAATAGTATCAGCCGATCTTTCTCTGAGAGAATTTGCTGATGAATCGATTCTTGGTCATGGTAAGTGGGAGAGGTTTTTAGTCACCGATCTTGAAGGGAAACTGATTGGTACGATGATTCTAGATGCTTTAAGAGTGGTTCCTACTTCACGTTGGGCAGAAACCCAAGTGAGAGAATTGATGCAACCGATCGAGCCATCGGCGATGATTCAATCCGAGCAATCGCTACTAGAAGCAGTAAAAATCCTAGAACAACAGCAACGCTCGGCGCTACCTGTAATTGGCGAAAATGGCGTACTAGTCGGACTTTTAGAGAAAGCTGCGGTGCTGCGCTGGTTGCAAAAACGAGTACAAGCACCTGCTTAACAAATTCTGTAATTTCTCAAATCTCCCTCAAACTTTAGAGACTCGTGTCTGGGGGAGTTTTTTTAGTAGATTTTCTCAAGAAACACACTGGATAGCGCCGGAAATAGAAATGAGTCTCATACCAAAAGCTTGAGTTGATATTCCGCCCTTTGAAGTGTCGCATACAGAATTTAGCCGCAGAATTTTCGAGCATGCTGACAGCAAAGGGGGTGCGATACTAGCAACGAGTTGATAGTGCAAAACCTCGACCATCTAGGAATTATCGCCGGATTGGTAGACGAGTTAGAGATTGTGGAGCAAATCAATCAACACTTGGGCGAAGACCCGCGAGAGCGAATAAGTCCAGGGGTAGCGGTGAAAGCCATGATTTTGAATGGATTAGGACTTGTAGCAGCCCTTGGGAGTGCTGCCCCCGCTCCGATTAGCATCACCTATGGCTATTCCCGTGACCGTCGTCCTGATTTGAAATAGTTTGTGATGAACTTAGTGTGTTTGACAAATGGGGATATCGCTCATGCGTCAGGAAAGCAAGGCGATCGCATTACTCTTGGCGGAGGGCGAGCGTTTTTTTGCTTTCATCAATATATTAGATATTTTAATAGCTCAAAACAACGAGTGTATTTAAAACTTTAATTTGTCACTTCGATGCCTCTAATTTGGGACAACGCCACTTGGCATGTCTCCAAGCAAGTTCGACAATGGATTAGACAACATAATGCTCAAGTCAAACGAACCGGAAAGGGAGTTCGATTGATTGTGTGTCAATTGCCAGTCAAGAGTCCGTGGTTAAATGCGATTGAACCGAAATGGATTCATGCCAAACGAGCGATTGTGGAACCCCAACGGAAACTAACAGCACAAGAAATTCAGACTAGAGTGTGTGACTATTTTGGGTTTCCCCTCCTAGAGCCACTTGCAAAAAAGGTCTCCTGAAGATACACTAGTTTTTCCGTGTTTGTGGGTCTTATCATGACCGCAGAGTGGCAGGGCATAGCTTTTGAGAACAAGGCTGATTTTCTTCTCTCGTATGATAGTCAATCCCGCACTTGCCTGCCGTACAACCGCGCATCGAGAGCCAATACCCTTAGCAGTTGAGAAAATTGTGTAGCAAAAAGTTGAAAAAACTCTATTAACTACTAACTATTTGATTTAGCGGCAAAAGGCGTACACTTACCTCCGAGTCCGCTGGCAATGACGCAAGTATTGGATGTCAGCATCCCGGCATAAGTTCCAGCCCAACTACCCTCAGCCCCTAAACCATCGGCATACAACTGTTGGTCGGCAATTTTCACCCCAGCTTCTCTAGCAACAGTTCTAATCACTTTGTCATTCGCCGTCACTTCTGCAAAAATTGTCGGAACGTTAGTTGACTTCACCTCTTTAACCAATTCTCTCAGTCGTGCTGCGGTAGGTTGTTCTTCAGTGCTGAAGCCCTGTAGCGTTCCTTCAATTTTCAGACCGTAGGCATTGGCATAGTAACCCAAGGCATCGTGAGTCGTCACCAACTTACGTTGCTGCGGGGGAATAGTATTAATTTGCGCTTGAATCCAAGTGTCCACCTGCTTGAGTTCATCGCTCAATTGCTGAGCGTTGCGCTCGTAAAGTTCTTGATGTTCCGGTGCTACCTTTTGCAGCTGGTTGCGAATCACTTCTACCATGCGGATGCCATTCTCAGCATCGTGCCAAACGTGGGGATCGGCAGCCATCTCGCCTGACTCATGTTCTGCTTCACCCGACTCATGAGCATGCTCTTCTCCCTCATGCTCGTGGGCTTCGCCCATCAGCGGCTTGGGAACAGCCTGCTCGTTTACTGCCAGCTTGGGAGCTGAGTTTTTGGTTGCTTGAACTAGGTTGACAATCGTTGGTTCAAAATCATAACCACCATATAGGATCAGTTGTGCTGTCTCGATCGCTTTGCGGTCGGCTGGCGTTGCTTGATAGGTATGGGGGTCAGCTTCAGGGTCAACTAAACAAGTTAGGTCAACGCTGTCAGCGGCGATTGATTCAGTCAAGTCACACACAACACTGTATGAGGCTATCACTTTGGGTTTCCCCTTAGATGCAGTAGTAGAAGCAGCTCTTGTTTCAGTTTGAGTTTGATTAGTTGCCTGGTTGCCAGAACTACACCCGGTTAACCCAACAGCGAACGCCAGTAATATTGCTCCCCAAAGCTGGGGCGTGTTTGAGTGAAAGCACCTTAGCATACTCTGCTCCTGCAAGGAACTAGTTATCAGCTGGAATAAACTACTGCTGAGTTAAAACGATTATCATTCTAAAACACTAGGTGTAGTTAGTCGCATAAAAATTTGTCATGCTAGAAGTCCAAAACTTGGCTGTGAATTATCGCGAGGTTTGCGCTCTAGAGAATGTCAGTTTCCGCTTAACACCAGGGCAACTGATGGTTGTAATTGGTCCGAACGGAGCGGGTAAAAGCACGATGGTGAAAGCGATTTTGGGCTTAGTACCGACTGTAAGTGGGGTGGTGAAGTTTCGCTCGAGGACACTGAAGCAACAATTACAAGACGTAGCTTACGTACCGCAGCGATCGCAAATTGACTGGGACTATCCCATCACAGTGTGGAATATGGTGATGATGGCGCGGACTTGCCATACAGGTTGGTTTCGTACACCCAGTCGGCACTCGCAGGAAATTGTAGCGGCAGCGTTGCAACGTGTAGGGATGTGGGAACTGCGAAGAAGGCAGATTGGCGAGTTGTCGGGAGGACAGCAGCAGCGGGTATTTTTAGCCCGCTCGCTGGCTTAGAAGGCAGAGTTATTCTTTTTTGATGAGCCGTTTGTGGGGATTGACAAGAAGACAGAAGCAACTATATTTGAGATTTTCGCCGAACTGAAATCAGCAGGTAAAACTTTGTTGACGATCGGTCATAATCTGGGGGAAAGCTTAAGTCATTATGACAAGTTTTTGTTGTTGAATAAACAGTTGATTGCAGCTGGTTCGCGTCAGGAAGTGTTGACAACGGCTAATCTACAAGCTGCTTATGAGGATTTGAAGTTGATTGCAGTTTGAACAAGAAGAACACAGGAGTTCAGAACAGAGGAAAGAGAGGTTTTTAATGTTGAGTTGGTTAATTGAACCGCTCTCGTTTGAATTCATGCGTCATGCCATTTTAATGGCAACTGTGATGGGTGTGCTTTGTGCTGTGGTAGGAAGTTATTTGATTGTTCAGGGCATGGGTTTGTTGGGAGATATAATTTCCCATGCAGTTTTACTGGGACTGGCGATCGCTTTTTTCTTGGAAATCGATATCTTCTTAAGTGCGTTTATCTCCGGTACGCTCAGTACGCTTGTAGTTGCTTGGATTCATTCGCAGTCACGAGTCAAAGTTAATGTAGCGATGGCTTTAGTCTTCTCTGGCTTTTTGGCTTGGGGAATTGTGCTGATTATGGTGCTAGGGAGTAAGTTGGATCTGCACAGTATTCTATTCGGTGACATCCTGGGAGTAACAATTGAGGATGTGATGCGGACAAGTGCGATCGCTCCGGTTGTCTTGCTGTTAGTCAAGCTGTTTTACAAAGAATTACTGTTTTATACTTTCGATCCGTTAGGCGCTCAAGCGATGGGTTTACCAGTGGATTTGATTCAGTTTGGCTTAACGGCTATCATCACTCTGACAATAATTGCCAGTATGCAAGCAGTAGGAGTAAGTAGCTAGGCAGATTTAAACATAAAACGTTCCAGTGTCCATCCCCCTTGTTGACTTCGATTCTCCATGCCCTCAATCATGGCATTCGCTAAATCATACTCGTTATCAAAAATCCTTCCGGCTATTTCATGGGTTTTGAGTTGATGCCACTGCGCTTCAATCAGATTCATATGTGAACTGTATTGGGGGAGAAAAAAGAGATATAGCCCTTTCGACTGCCACTGCTGCCAGTGCTCACGGGCAAGATGACTGGTATGAGCCGAACCATTATCTTGCACCACGACTGTGAGCCGTCCGGTTTGTAGCAATGTCTGCTCACTCTTTTGGGCAAGGAGCGTTCATCACTTTAACATAGCGTTCCTTGTGGAAACTGCCTTGTACCAGAGCATAGTCAAACGACTGCTCTGGTTGCCATATCCCTAGAATACTAATGCGGTCTCCATAGGATTTGACCTGCTCTTCGGTGTTTCTGCTCTCCAATGCGAGAGTAACTATAACTGACTGGACTTTCCAGACAACATCCCGATTCGTCAAGATACTTCAGGTCAATGTACCCTTCACAGGCAGCTAGTTGGAGTGTGTCTAAGTCGGCTTGCTTGAGTGCTTTGTACTCAGGATCTTGTCTGCCCCGTTGCGAGTGTCGAGTCCGCTTCCAACTAAAGCCCTTTTTTTTAGAATGCGGCGAATCCGGTCAGCACTTAGGTTTACCTGTCGTTCTTGCTCTAGCTTCTGGGCTAGCTGTTGACTATTATAGGTTCTGGCTTCTTGCTCTAGGCATTGTTCTAGGTAGGCCATGTCTGCTTCTTGCCATTTGGCTTTAGCTCCTCGTCCACTAGCATCCCATAATCCACCTAACCCTTGCTGCTGCCAACGGCGGATGGTTTCGCGCACTGTCTGCTCTTGGCACTCAAAAATTTCGGCAATCGCTGGCACTACCCATCCTTGAGCATTGAGTCGAAGCATTTGTGCTCGATCTCGGGTACGTTGAGCAACGGTTTTGGCAACCCGAAGTTCACTCAACGTCCGGTCTTCTGACTCTGTCAAAACGATACGTAAAGGAGCAGGCATGAGTGGTCAAAATCAGCAAGTTTTTGGCTTTTCTCTATCTTACGTTTAATTATGCCCTACTACTTAGTCTTAGTTGTTTCGCTACTGGTTGGTCCGGAAATTACAGCTTACTTGTTAGTCAAAGAAATCCACCAAATGATGGGATTAGGGGCAGTTGTCGGGATAATTAGTAGCGTGAGTAGGATGTATATTAGCTATTACTTAAATGTGTTATTGGGAGCTTCAATTGTATTGGTAGTTTCGGGATTATTTTTATTGGCGCTCCCATTTAGTCCCACGCAAGGAATTTTGACTAGACCAGAAGCTAATCATTCTGCAACAATCTTGCGACAATTGAAAGCTCTGAAACGGCGGTAAGTTTTCTGTCAAATCAGCACTGTAAGAACACTTATGCACCCTTGTATATGTTGCAGTGAGCGCATTTATAAAAGCGGTAGCTTACCTTGCAACTGACGTACAGCGTTAATACAGCCAGCGCACTCACAGCCATATTGCTTTATTGCTGCCTCTGATTCTTGGTCGGTAAAATTGAATGTAGGAGTTTCACCAGAGCAACCACAGTCTTCACTCTTCAGGGCATCATCTGATTCAGTATTAGATAAATCTGATGTGGGGGATGCCGCAGTTGGTCGCTCAAATACTACCTCAAAAACTGGCTTTGCAGATGCCGCAGTATCTGTAGGTTGGGTTACTACCTCACCAGCATATGCTAGATTATGTGCCAGCAGCATAGATGCCAAGAGTGCAGGACAGGTAAAAAATATTTGTGTAGCCCTGTTCATGATTTACGTCACCTAGAAATCTGATTTGTACTTGGCAAGTCAGTATAGTCGATTGGGTACTTTACGTCAGCTGACACGCAATAATAATTTGAGATTTTTATCAGCGGCGACCAAATCCCTGCCCTCGCATGGCTTTTGACCAAATTAGTAATTCACCGTTGTGTCCCCCAGCGGCAAGTTGCTGCCCTTGAGGATGCCAAGCTAGGCAGGAAAACCCATCTGGGGCACCGTTCAAAACTTGGGCTAGTCGCTTGGCTCTGTGCCACAGACAGACGCAGCCATCGGCAGAGGCAGAAGCGAGGAGTAAGCTGTGGGGTTGAAAGGCGATCGCCTGCACTACTTCAGTATGTCGAGCCAAAACTCGGCTTTGCCAGCTCAAAGACTCAATCGCCTGCTTTTCCCAGACTACAATGCCTTCAACGCTGGAAGAGGCTAATAGAGGAGCATCTTGCCCAGTTCTAACTTCTGACCAAGCAAGTTGGCGAATTTTACCAGGAAAGCCGCGCATCACCCAAGGGTTGGGATTATCCCACTTCATAACAGCAATTGTTCGATCCATGTTGCCAGCAGCAAGATATTTGCCCTCCGGCGACCAGGCGATCGCTACACTTGCAGAAGGTATATCTAATATGTACGGCTCTTCATCCCAGTCCTGACTCTGCCAAACCTTAGCTCCCTGATAACCAGCGATCGCCAGATACCGTCCATCACAACGCCAGTCTAGACCTAATATTGAGGAGTTATCAAAATTCAGCGTTACAGCAATCTCGCCTAAATCAACATCCCATACCTGAACATAGCGCCCCATGCTAAAAGCTAACTGGTTACTGGTTGGACTCCAGGCAAGTCGATCGATCCAAGCCGGAGCATTTTCTAACGTGGCAACTAATTCATTTTCTAGAGAGCGCCAAATTTTTACCTTTCCATCCTGCCCCCCTGCAGCTAAAAATTGTCCATCTGGGGAAAAGGCGAGGCAATCTACTGACTTACCAATACATGAAAGCAAGGTAACGAGACTGCCCTCACAGTACCATAGTTTCACTTCTCCAGCCGCGTCACTAACTGCCAGAGTGTCACCTCGTGGCGACCAAGCAAGCGCTGTGACATAATCGGAAAGCGTTTTAGAAGAGTACAGGTCGAACTGCGGAGAATTGAGGCTTGGGGATCTCATTCGATCGCTTTCCTAAATCAAAATAGCGCGGAAATCTTCTCTAAGTTTGGCTTGATCTAAATTACGACCAATGAAGACTAATTCATTCTTTCTAGTCTCATTTGGTTGCCAAGGGCGATCGCGGCAGCGCTCAAACAGCATACGAACGCTTTGGCACAAGAATCGGCAATCTTCATCGGCAATATTGAGAATCCCCTTCATCCAAAAGATATCCAGTCCGGTAGTTTGTAGCAATCGGCAAATCCAGTTATCAAACTTTTCGCCTTCAAGTACGCCGGATTCTACTAGGGCTACAGCACTCACAGATTGAGCGTGCTGGCAAGCAGCTTGACTCAAAACACTAGGGTCAGTCTCTCTAGCTGATTGTCGCTTAAAAGCTCCCACCTCTAAAATTGTGTCCATTGCAAAGTTGGTATTGCAATTATGGTAGATTTTAGCTAGTACATTGACCGCCCGAATCCGCTTCTGGAGTTCGTACAGTTGCTGTTGCGTTAATCGGTCAGTCTGGTTGAGCCAGATTGCATCGGCAACGGCAAATTGTTTTCGAGCTTCGCTGCTTTCCCAGTTTTTCCAGATATATTTGGCATCCGCCACCGTTACCACCACATCTAGCTGTAATTGGCTCTGTAAATCTTCACCGACAAAGAAAGTCTGAATCGTTAGTGCAGCGCGATCCAGAGTAGTTGTTTTGGTTGCCAAATCCTCAAATTTATCCTGCCGTTGCCTGAAATCGCCAACGACCCGAATCAGATCGCCGCGTGGCGTACAGCAAATGCCGCAACTATTCGTCTCAAAAATTTCTTCATTGGGATTAATTACTAGCTGGCTATCAATACCGATTTCCCCAAATTCATTGACGAGCGCAACGATCTTCTTGTCAGGTTTGTGGGGGAGAGTACAGATGAAGAGCTTTGTTTTCCCTGCTCCCAAATGTCCTGCGAAAACTGCAATGGGAGGGATATTCGTCGTCACTTGCAGCATGAGAAGACCTCTTTAAATAACTATAATCATTCTTAAAAAGAGTGCAAACAATTTGGACTGTCTATTTGTCAGTGGCTAAAGATTGGTCAACCGGAGAAAGACAATGCAATCTACTGCTGTATTGGTGCTCAGTCCACTAGTGTTGCTCGAATTGTTGAAAGTTGAGGGCTTTTATGCTCGTTTGACTACTACTTCCCTAAGTCAAACACGCGCGGAAATCTTCTTTGAGTTGGGCTTTGTCAAGATTGCGACCGATGAAGATTAACTCATTTTTTCGGGGCTCATTTGGCTTCCAGGGGCGATCTCGCGTGCCATCAAATAACATATGCACGCCTTGAAACACAAATCGCTGGTCTTCCCCAGCAATATTGAGAATGCCTTTCATGCGGAAGATATCTGGACCTTGGGTTTGTAGCAGGGATGAAAGCCAATTGTTCAACTTGTTAAAATCCATTGCTCCAGATTCCACTAATGCCACAGAACCCACCGTTTCATCGTGTTTGTGGGTGGTCTCATGCAAAAATTCTGGGTCAATTTCCAGGGCGCGGTTCAAATCAAATGCTCCCACTCCTAAAAGAGCGTCCATTTCTAGCTCGGCGTTGCGGGTCCGATAGATTTTGGCAAGAGCGTTCATCGAACGAATCCGTCGCTCTAGCTCGTCTAGCTGCTTGCTAGCTACTAAGTTCGTCTTATTCAGTAAAATGACATCAGCAAAGGCAATCTGCTCTTGAGCTTCATCAGCCTCCCAGTGCTGAGAGATGTGTTTGGCATCCACTACTGTCACCACAGCATCCAAGGATAACTGAGTTTGCATATCTTCATCGACAAAGAAAGTCTGAATCACGGGTGCGGGATCTGCTAGCCCTGTTGTTTCAATTACTAGATGGTCGAACTTATCCCGCCGTCGCATCAAGTTCCCGATAATCCGAATTAAATCGCCCCGAACTGTACAGCAAATACAGCCGTTGTTCATTTCAAAGATTTCTTCATCGGCATCGATGACTAGTTGATTATCGATACCAACTTCCCCAAACTCGTTGACAATTACAGCTACCTTCAAGCCGTGTTCGTGAGTCAGGATGCGATTTAGCAGCGTAGTTTTACCAGAACCCAAATATCCGGTGAGAACGGTAACGGGAACTAAACTCGCCTCAGTATTAATCATGGTTTGAATACCCTTCTCTTTTTTATAATGATAATCACTATCAAACAATAAGAAAAGCCTAGAACAGGTAAAATTGAGTTAGCGAATCGGCTAACCTCTCAGTAACCGAAGACCGCTCAAGGTGACAATGACTGTAGATCCCTCATGTCCAATCACACCCAAGGGCATCGCGATCTTGCCAGCAAAATTAGCCAGCAATAGCAGGATAATAGTGCAGAGTGCAAAGGCGATGTTTTGTTTAACAATGACCTGAGAGCGACGACCTAAGCGAATAGCTTGTTCCAATTTTTTCAGACGGTCTGTCATCAAAACTACATCTGCTGTTTCTAGCGCCACGTTACTACCAGCAGCCCCCATAGCGATGCCAACAGACGCTTGAGCTAGAGCAGGAGCATCATTGATCCCATCTCCTACCATTGCTACGATTTTGTACTGTTGCTGAAGGTGTTGAATCACCTTGACTTTATCCTCTGGTAGAAGTTCGGCGTAGATTTGGTCTACGCCAGTTTCTCGACCAATTTTACGAGCCGTCCGCCAGTTGTCACCCGTCACCATTACAATCTTTTCAATCCCTAATTTTTTCAAGTTTGCAACGATCTCTCGTGCTTCTGGGCGTACAGTATCTGCAAGTGCGATCGCTCCTAGAACCTGACCTGCATAAGCTACCCAGACAACCGTTTGACCCGACTCTTCCTGGCGATCGCCCCACTGGCACAGCTCGGAAGGAACGCCCAGTAGCTGCTGCTGGAGCAACGCCGCTTTGCCCACTACTACTTGCCGACCATCGACTTCTCCGATCGCGCCTTGCCCAGGTTGTGCTTGCACAGTTGTAGCATCGAGCGATTCTAGTCGCTGTTGTTGGGCAGTGCGGACGATCGCTTGTCCGATAGGATGCTCGGAAAAGATTTCGATAGCAGCAGCAACCTGAAGAACTCGATTTTTCGACTGTCCTGGGGCTGGAAGCGTGTCAACAACTTGAAGTTGCCCTGTGGTCAGGGTGCCAGTTTTGTCAAAAGCGATCGCCTTGACTCGACCAATTGTTTCTAACTGAGTGCCACTTTTAAACAAAATGCCTTGCCGCGCTCCATTGGCAATTCCCGATAGTAGGGCGGGCATAGTCGCTGCCACTAATGCACAAGGAGAGGCTACAACCAAAAAGATCAGGGCGCGATAAATCGTAGTTTCCCAGTCCCAACCCCAGAGCCAGGGCGGTAGAATCACCAGTAGCAATCCAGTCACGATAATTATCCGCGCATAGTGCCGCTCAAATTTTTCGATAAACTGCTGCGAGGGAGGTGCTTCAGATTGGGCTTGCTGCACCAGCTGTTGTATTCGCTGAATCAGGCTGCTTTGGGGTGGTTTGTGTACTTGAAGCATTAAAGCACCGTTACCGTTGAGCGTTCCTGCAAAGACTTCATCCCCGATTGTCTTCTCTACTGGCAAGGACTCTCCCGTGAGTGGGGCTTCATTGAGCGAACTATAGCCTTCTGTAATAATGCCATCGATAGGTATGAGTTCTCCAGGCTTGACTAATACGCAATCGTCCAGTTGTAATTTGGTAACAGGGATCGTCTGTTCCTGACCTAGCAGCACTACCCTAGCTGTATCCGCACTCAAGCTCATGAGGCTGCGAATATCGCGCTCGGTGCTTTGGAAGGCTACGCCATGCAAAGCACCACTGATAGCGAAAATTAGAATTAGCACTGCCCCATCCACAATTAGGTAGTACTCCTGTCGCCATAACCCCAAGCCAGCTGCTCCCAGCGCGGCGACAATCATCAGCAGGTCTACATCCAGCTCTTTTTCTTGCCATAAAGTTGTCAGCCCTTCACGGGCGCTTTCATAACCACCAATTACATACGCTGCTGGTAAAAGCAACAAGCCCAGTCCCATCCATTTCAATTGCAGGGCTAGCCAACCGAGGAAGACTAGTAGCCCACAGACAATAGCGGCAATCGCATTTGGATGTTCTTTTACTAACGCTTTAGTAAAAGAAGTTGAGCGGGAATATTGATGAGCCATTAGGGAAACAGAGACAATTTGTCAACTCCTTCACCTTAAACTTTGACATTGATGTTAATGTCAAGGATTTGATTTAAATTGGAACTATGGCTGCTGATTATTTAACAATTAAAGAACTGACAGACGCAGTAGGCGGTGGTTGTACTCCCCGCATGGTGCGGCACTATCACAAACTGAGTTTGCTACCGCCAGTTGTGCGATCGCACTCTAATTACCGCCTTTACACTCAGCAGGATGTCCATCTGCTACGGCGGATTATGGCACTGAAGCAACAAGGATTTCAGCTAGCGCACATTCGTCAATTACTAGAAACCGATTCAGAAGCTGAAGTTAAGACTCTAACAACTGGGCTACAACAGCAATATCGCTCGGTGATTCAACAGTTGGTACGTCTGCGACAAACAGCTGCTGCTTTGGAAGGTATTTTGGGACGCGATCGCTCGTGTCAATCTCTACAAGCAGAAGCACTCGCCCAGATGCGATTATTGGAAGTGGAAACCCAAGATGGACTGGTAAGACTGGAAAAGCTTTGGGATAGCTGGGATGTAGCAACTCACGCTCACCCAGAAGCGTTTCAAGAATCTTTACAGCAGTTGTTGTCGGAGCTGACCGATCGCTCTGAAATTGAAGTAGACTTGCTTTCAAAACTGGTGCTGGCTTGTGGAGATGTCAGTTTAGTGAATTTTGTCCAGTTAAGTGAGGCAGCGATCGCTGCCGCCCGTAATGCCCTCAAAGCTGGCTGCCAGATTGTCGGAGATGTCCCACCCGTGGTTGCTGCCTTGGATCGAACCCGCTTGGCTCATTTGGGCTGTCTGGTTGAAACCTTGATTGCCGATCCCCACGTCACCAGTGCAGAGGCGGCAGAGCAAGCCTTCTGGCATCAGTACCAGTGGAAACAACTGCTGCAACAGCTTCGGTCTGGATGCGTGTTGGTAGTGGGATATGCCCCCTCTGTCCTGACGGCAGCTTGTGACGCGGTTGAGAGCGGTCAGCTGCAACCTGCTTTAATTATCGGAATGCCG from Chroococcidiopsis sp. SAG 2025 harbors:
- a CDS encoding heavy metal translocating P-type ATPase translates to MAHQYSRSTSFTKALVKEHPNAIAAIVCGLLVFLGWLALQLKWMGLGLLLLPAAYVIGGYESAREGLTTLWQEKELDVDLLMIVAALGAAGLGLWRQEYYLIVDGAVLILIFAISGALHGVAFQSTERDIRSLMSLSADTARVVLLGQEQTIPVTKLQLDDCVLVKPGELIPIDGIITEGYSSLNEAPLTGESLPVEKTIGDEVFAGTLNGNGALMLQVHKPPQSSLIQRIQQLVQQAQSEAPPSQQFIEKFERHYARIIIVTGLLLVILPPWLWGWDWETTIYRALIFLVVASPCALVAATMPALLSGIANGARQGILFKSGTQLETIGRVKAIAFDKTGTLTTGQLQVVDTLPAPGQSKNRVLQVAAAIEIFSEHPIGQAIVRTAQQQRLESLDATTVQAQPGQGAIGEVDGRQVVVGKAALLQQQLLGVPSELCQWGDRQEESGQTVVWVAYAGQVLGAIALADTVRPEAREIVANLKKLGIEKIVMVTGDNWRTARKIGRETGVDQIYAELLPEDKVKVIQHLQQQYKIVAMVGDGINDAPALAQASVGIAMGAAGSNVALETADVVLMTDRLKKLEQAIRLGRRSQVIVKQNIAFALCTIILLLLANFAGKIAMPLGVIGHEGSTVIVTLSGLRLLRG
- a CDS encoding precorrin-8X methylmutase; translation: MAADYLTIKELTDAVGGGCTPRMVRHYHKLSLLPPVVRSHSNYRLYTQQDVHLLRRIMALKQQGFQLAHIRQLLETDSEAEVKTLTTGLQQQYRSVIQQLVRLRQTAAALEGILGRDRSCQSLQAEALAQMRLLEVETQDGLVRLEKLWDSWDVATHAHPEAFQESLQQLLSELTDRSEIEVDLLSKLVLACGDVSLVNFVQLSEAAIAAARNALKAGCQIVGDVPPVVAALDRTRLAHLGCLVETLIADPHVTSAEAAEQAFWHQYQWKQLLQQLRSGCVLVVGYAPSVLTAACDAVESGQLQPALIIGMPIGFSHAPAAKRQLMRSGIPYITISGTLGGGLLASVALNALVESLLEKPDCHCYLN